In the genome of Hippoglossus hippoglossus isolate fHipHip1 chromosome 4, fHipHip1.pri, whole genome shotgun sequence, one region contains:
- the LOC117759714 gene encoding cyclin-dependent kinase-like 5 isoform X3, whose protein sequence is MKIPDIGDVMNKFEVLGIVGEGAYGVVLKCRHKETNEIVAIKKFKDSEENEEVKETTLRELKMLRTLKQENIVELKEAFRRRGKLYLVFEYVEKNMLELLEELPNGVPTEKARSYIYQLIKAIHWCHKHDIVHRDIKPENLLISSDDTLKLCDFGFARNLSEGTDANYTEYVATRWYRSPELLLGAPYGKAVDMWSVGCILGELSDGQPLFPGESEIDQLFTIQKVLGPLPPEQMKLFYNNPRFHGLRFPAVNHPQTLERRYLGIIGGGLLDLLKNLLLLNPTERFLTEQSLNHHTFQTLRLVERPGPPTPTPVRSSKRKPHHGDNTTPSRSHGSKSSGSHRSSSREGSSLPRHEDLHPSNDSFLNGNMPTAINLSPTLHPKNYQPQIFNHSTSCSMDLASSNLPHLLSPGEAKGKGDFEMSLGSKVSDGPGAKYLKSNFRSHQNRHSFVEGKTNTLQSGDKHSRHSYMESHSSTPSSSKFAYLNLSKSYGTLSDAKSVGNLNDVHLYADEPTARYFPSSCLDLTAPSSPAARRVDRLGLGTASRGSMRSERESNTLDSSYRRSSIRHKASEEAKSPDTLDPGESGVERTHAHSLSAPHDPVSYGQGYTSPFSSQQRPHRHSMYVRRDHQRTHGAEEGLVVGQGMPTRASSLQLLSPQLQHRTLPHHSGGSSREEDMSRTEQAPTEVIHSRPPIRDSTRDNSASFHTQRQKSEVGLYHDQQTEDGGSSKENRNIYSESMPRRVGSFYRVPSPRPDNSFHDSRGQSRGSGLSGDSSGLTNHSKRQPGFDPWTGPDTVVLNSEPSKEKEKQGFFRAIKKKKKKTQMMEVPGGRPPVIKKCLFPLFSPKNNIKHSSTVRVLPVVSSPMVPTEGVDPVIQKSSRSSGHQSGRHRTRDKSRDRDRDRDKDWPPEKLSDSHSPSQPLKSLRKLLHLSSSSSNQTAPSDMRYQPLPNPASTQGGFSESRGHSGVSTPQLKSRQAAYPLPAQLESGWHTSALGRPEGNPYPEQMSIKGGQNGHGFGRPSRSRMPNLNDLKETAL, encoded by the exons GAGACCAATGAAATTGTGGCCATTAAGAAATTCAAGGACAGTGAAG AAAATGAGGAGGTTAAAGAAACGACACTGCGGGAGCTTAAGATGCTCCGCACGCTCAAGCAGGAAAATATCGTGGAGTTGAAAGAGGCCTTCCGCAGAAGAGGAAAGCTGTATCTCGTCTTTGAGTATGTGGAGAAG AACATGCttgagctgctggaggagttACCCAACGGTGTGCCGACTGAGAAAGCACGCAGCTACATCTACCAGCTAATCAAGGCGATCCACTGGTGCCACAAGCATGACATCGTTCATCGGG acatAAAGCCAGAAAACCTTCTCATCAGCTCTGACGACACCCTGAAGTTATGTGACTTTG GCTTTGCACGTAATCTCTCAGAGGGGACTGATGCCAATTACACAGAGTATGTGGCCACTAGATGGTACCGCTCTCCAGAGCTCCTGCTCGG GGCCCCTTACGGGAAGGCAGTGGACATGTGGTCAGTGGGCTGCATCCTCGGAGAGCTGAGCGACGGACAGCCTCTGTTCCCAGGAGAGAGTGAGATTGACCAGCTCTTCACCATTCAGAAAGTGCTGGGACCCCTGCCACCAGAACAGATGAAGCTCTTCTATAACAACCCTCGCTTCCACGGGCTGCGG TTCCCTGCTGTGAACCACCCACAAACCCTGGAGCGCAGATACCTGGGAATCATTGGCGGAGGCCTGCTGGACCTGCTGAAG AACCTGCTGTTGCTGAACCCGACAGAGCGTTTTCTCACGGAGCAGAGCCTCAACCACCACACCTTCCAGACACTGCGGCTGGTGGAGCGGCCAGGCCCACCAACACCGACACCTGTACGCTCCTCCAAGAGAAAACCTCACCATGGAGACAACACAACCCCCAGCAG gagCCATGGGAGTAAGAGCTCAGGAAGCCATcgctccagcagcagagagggcTCCAGCTTGCCTCGGCATGAAGACCTCCACCCCAGCAACGACAGCTTTCTCAACGGCAACATGCCTACAGCGATCAACCTCAGTCCCACCCTGCATCCCAAGAACTACCAGCCGCAGATCTTTAACCATTCCACTTCGTGCAGCATGGACCTAGCCAGCAGCAACCTGCCTCACTTGCTCAGTCCCGGTGAGGCCAAGGGCAAGGGTGACTTCGAGATGAGCCTGGGATCCAAGGTGTCAGACGGCCCCGGAGCCAAGTACCTCAAATCCAATTTCCGCTCGCATCAGAACCGCCATTCCTTTGTGGAGGGGAAAACCAACACGCTTCAGTCAGGGGATAAACATAGTAGACACAGCTACATGGAGTCTCACAGCtccacaccctcctcctccaagtTTGCCTACCTGAACTTATCCAAGAGCTACGGTACGCTTAGTGATGCCAAGTCTGTGGGAAACTTAAATGATGTGCATCTCTATGCAGATGAGCCTACAGCGCGCTATTTTCCTTCAAGCTGCCTTGACCTCACAGCTCCGAGCAGCCCAGCAGCCCGCCGAGTAGACAGACTGGGACTCGGCACAGCTAGCCGAGGGAGCATGCGCTCAGAGAGGGAAAGCAACACTCTGGACTCTTCTTACAGGCGCTCATCCATCCGCCACAAGGCCTCAGAGGAGGCCAAGTCGCCAGATACCCTGGACCCTGGGGAAAGTGGCGTGGAAAGGACCCATGCTCACTCTCTGTCCGCCCCACATGACCCTGTGTCTTACGGTCAGGGATACACTAGCCCCTTCTCCTCCCAGCAGAGGCCGCACCGTCACTCTATGTACGTAAGGAGGGACCACCAGAGGACACACGGGGCGGAGGAGGGTCTGGTGGTGGGTCAGGGCATGCCTACCAGAGCcagcagcctccagctcctttctccacagctgcagcaccGCACGCTGCCTCACCACTCTGGGGGCTCCTCCAGAGAAGAAGACATGAGCAGG ACTGAACAGGCACCCACTGAGGTCATCCACAGCAGACCCCCAATAAGGGACTCGACCAGGGACAACTCTGCATCTTTTCACACACAACGGCAAAAAAGCGAG GTCGGCTTATATCATGACCAGCAAACAGAAGATGGAGGCTCCTCCAAAGAGAATCGTAACATCTACAGTGAATCCATGCCAAGGAGAGTGGGAAGCTTCTACAGAG TCCCTTCCCCCCGGCCAGACAACTCCTTTCATGATAGCAGGGGTCAGAGCCGGGGCTCTGGCTTGTCCGGGGACAGCAGCGGTTTGACGAACCACTCCAAACGCCAGCCAGGCTTTGACCCTTG gacTGGCCCAGATACTGTTGTGTTGAACTCTGAGCCAtccaaagaaaaagagaagcaggGTTTCTTCCGAgcaataaagaagaaaaagaaaaaaactcaaatg ATGGAAGTCCCCGGTGGAAGGCCTCCTGTCATCAAGAAAtgtcttttccctctgtttaGCCCAAAGAATAACATAAAGCATAGTTCCACTGTGAGAGTCCTCCCTGTAGTGTCGTCTCCCATG GTCCCTACTGAAGGGGTCGATCCAGTCATCCAGAAGTCGTCCAGGTCTTCAGGTCACCAGAGCGGCCGCCACAGGACCCGTGACAAGAGCAGAGACCGAGACCGAGACAGGGACAAGGACTGGCCTCCTGAGAAACTGTCGGATTCACATTCTCCG AGTCAACCACTGAAGTCACTTCGCAAACTCCTGCAcctttcatcctcctcctccaaccagACGGCGCCCTCTGATATGCGCTATCAGCCACTGCCTAATCCAGCCTCCACTCAAGGTGGTTTCTCTGAGAGCCGGGGCCACTCAGGGGTCAGTACGCCCCAGCTGAAGAGCCGACAGGCGGCCTACCCACTGCCTGCACAGCTGGAGTCCGGCTGGCACACGTCTGCCCTGGGCCGCCCCGAGGGCAACCCCTACCCGGAGCAAATGAGCATCAAGGGAGGCCAGAACGGGCACGGCTTCGGACGCCCGTCCAGGTCTCGTATGCCAAACCTCAATGACCTGAAAGAGACGGCGCTGTGA